ttgaaaatatcatgaaaagaTTACTTTGTTTTCATTTCCGTATAATGTCAAACCTCTATAGACATTACACAATGTGTATCATCAATCATGCAGCATGTATGTGACCCTTTTAAGGTAATTTGTTGgtttaagtaaacatacaaaacCATAACAAAACAAAGTACAGTGTTTCAAAGAAGTTGTGGGTGGTGAGAGATGGCGGCAGGGCCCGCCGGAGATGAACTGGCACGCTCGATGAGCCGACATTCGAGTTTATCGGCATCTTTTAGGAACTGGGCTTCAGCTAGCATTAAGGAGGCTTTTCCAGGGGTACCTGGAGGTGATGCTTTCGAAAAAACTAGTGTACAAGAGGACGAAGAGGAACTTAGATTGGCTGCTATTGAAAGGCTCCCCACTTATGAAAGATCAAGAAAAGATATATTGAATCAAGTTCATGATGATGGGAGAATCCGAAGAAATGAAATCTCAAATGTTGATCATCTGGATACGAAGCAGACTATTGCGAGTGTTCTTGAAGTCGTTAAAGATGATCATGAGGGTTTTCTTCGACGTATTCGAGAAAGGATTGATAGGTGAATTCATAATCCACTTCCAATCTCAATCTTTTAAAAGTTGTTCAGAGTTTTAGTATAGCTTGACGTAAATTTAGTCGGGGGTCTCAGTTGGTGCAACCTATTTGTCTCTAGGATAGAGGAAAGGTTTGCACTTATCTCACCCTTCTTAGACCGTGCTATGAGTGGGATCTTACTGTGaacatttgtttgtttgttatatGTAAATTTACTAGGGTTGGGATCAAAACTCCGAAGATTGAAGTTCGTTACAATAATCTATCAGTTGAAGGAGATGTATTCATAGGGTCTAGAGCACTTCCAACATTGTTGAATTCCATCCTTAATACCATTGAGGTTTGCCATTTGGATCTCAAGACATTCATCATGAAGTAAAATTATGCAATTTCTATTTATTTAGTTGCCTTTGATTTTGCTGTCAATAGGGATTTCTCCAACTCATTAGGCTTGTTCCATCCAACAAAAAGATCCTCAAAATATTGCAGGATTTGAGTGGAATCTTGAAACCTTCAAGGTATGTTTTGATGAAGTTGTACTAATATTTTGGAAAGGTGCTGCTATACATACACCACCTCCACATAGCATATATATAGCTTATGTAGAACAGACAATGGTAAAATCAGCCAGTTTCAATTTATTAGTTGGTTATACTGGGCCATATAACTTTTGCAGACCACCTTAAAACGGGCTTGTATAATACCTTTTTTTTCATAGGTGCTCATATAACCTTTTCAACAATTCCAACGGGCCGTGTAAGGTTATACGACCGTATGATATGTGGGAAAAGTTATATGGGCCATATGATATTTCAGTGGTGCGTGGATAATGTACCAATGGTGGCCTGTCCTTTTGGAAATAACTAGTTTTTAGGTTTTGGATAAAAAAAATATAGTTACTATTGTTGATATCAACTATATGATTATCACTTTAAAATAAAGATCATATAGTCACTTTCAAATGGCAATTAGATACATTATATTCTACCGAAAACTTAGTGAAAAGAATGTTGGTTTGCAGGATGACACTACTTCTTGGACCGCCTGGCTCTGGGAGGACAACCTTCATGAGGACACTTGCCGGAGTAGTACAAAAGGATTTAAGAGTAACCGGAGAAGTTACTTATTGTGGTCATAAAATGTCCGAGTTCATTCCTCAAAGGACTTCCGCGTATATTAGTCAACACGATGTTCACCAAGGTGAGATGACAGTTTGGGAGACACTTGACTTTGCAGCACATTGTCTCGGTGTAGGAACCAGATATGATCTATTGGTAGAACTGTTGAGACGCGAGAGAATTGCAGGGATCACACCAGATCCTGATATTGATGCTTTCATGAAAGCCACGACAATGACTGGACAAGAATCTAGTTTGGTTACAGACTATATTCTCAAGGTTATTTAGCTCATAACCTTGGTTCTTGTTCTTCAATCTGTTACTGATAAATTTATTCATAACAGATACTTGGACTAGATATATGTGCTAATATCATGGTGGGTGATGAGATGCGTAGAGGAATCTCCGGTGGCCAGAAGAAACGCGTCACTACTGGTATTCGAGTCACGCTTATGCTTTTATATGCTTGTTGATCAAAAGATAACTTTTACTTGTTATATGGTGAATGCAGGAGAAATGTTGGTAGGGCCTGCAAAGGTATTCTTCATGGATGAAATTTCTACTGGTTTGGATAGTTCAACTACTTATCAGATTGTTAAATAtatgaaagaaatggttcatatAATGGATGCAACTATGATGATCGCCCTTTTACAACCTGCACCCGAAACCTTCGAGTTATTTGATGACATTATACTCCTTTCAGAAGGTCAAATGGTGTACCAAGGCCCGCGTACGAATGTTCTTGATTTCTTCGAAGAGGTAGGATTTAAATGCCCGAAAAGGAAAGGAGTTGCGGATTTTTTACAAGAGGTTACTTCAAGAAAGGATCAAGAACAATACTGGTTCAGAAAAGAAGAACCTTACAGATTCATATCTGTGCCTGAGTTCACTCAGTTGTTTGCTCGGTCTCAACTCGGCCAGAATCTTTATAACAGTCTTGCAAGTCCTTATGACATTACTAAAGTCCATCCTGCTGCTTTGGTAGATCAAAAGTATGGTATATCAAATTTGGACCTTTTAAGAGCGAATTTAGCAAGAGAATGGTTGCTAATGAAGCGTAACGCCTTTTTGTACATATTCAAGACATGTCAAATAACGATAATGTCGATTATCGCGTTCAGTGTGTTCTTTAGGACAACGATGAAAAGTGGTCAGCTTAAAGATGGTGGAAAGTATATGGGTGCATTGTTTTTCAGTCTTATTAATATGATGTTTAATGGGGCTGCTGAGCTCGCGCTCACCGTTATGAGGCTTCCTGTGTTCTATAAACAAAGGGATTCTTTGTTCTACCCTGCGTGGGCATTCGCGGTCCCCATTTGGCTTCTAAAGATCCCTATATCAGTCGTTGAATCTGTAATATGGATCGCGATAACATATTATACCATTGGGTTTGCGCCTGCCGCTTATCGGTTTTATAAACAACTTTTGGCTTATATCAGTGTGCACCAAATGGCTTTGTGCCTCTTTCGATTTCTTGCTTCAATCGGGAGAATACAGGTGGTTGCAAGTGCTCTTGGGACCTTTACATTGTTAATAGTCTTTGTGCTAGGCGGATTCATCGTAGCAAAAGGTTTGCACCTTGCTAAGTTTTTGGGCCTTAAAGTGCTAGCTTTTTTAAAAGCCCAATGGGCCGGCCTGCTTCCACCTGACTTAAAGAATGCTTAACTTTGTCATATACATTGCTAATAGTTTTTGCGCTAAGCGAATTCATCGTAGCAAAAGGTCTGTAAGCACTAGCTTCTTTTCAAAGCCCAATGGGCCGGCCCTGCTTCTACCTGACTTAACCGGATGCTTAAATTTTGTCAACTTGTACACATTTATTACAGATGACATTGAGCCATGGATGATATGGGGTTACTACATTTCTCCCATGATGTACGGACAGAACGCCATCATGATCAACGAGTTTTTAGATGATAGATGGAACACTGTAAGCTCAAGTGTAACTTATTAGTTATAGTAATATTAGTTTCATCTGTTTGATGTTCGTTTCGTATGTTACTGTCAGCCGAATCCTGACCCACGAATCAACGAACCAACAGTAGGAAAAGTTCTTCTGAGTTCTAGAGGCATGTTCACAACTGACTATATGTTTTGGGTTTGTGTTGGCGCACTCATTGCGTACTCAGTGATCTTTACCATCTTCTTCGTTTTGGCATTGACATATTTGAATCGTAAGTTTATTCTTTCTTATTGGATCAGACCAAAGTTTATTTAACTTCTTGATCTGATCTAATATTATTTTCAACATGAAATGCAGCCCGTGGAGGTTCGAGAACTGTGGTTCCAAATGAAGATGAGCAACTTAAACACTCTGGATCCGCTAAAGATGATCAAGGTTCAGTTCATGTTCTATTTGAAGAATGAAAACCTTAAATGTGTTATGTTAGTAAGGAGAATTTACTGATTTCAGGTACAGAAGAAATGGCAGCTAAAAAGAAAGGAATGGTGCTTCCATTTCAGCCACTATCACTTGCATTTGATCATGTCAATTACTACGTCGATATGCCTGCGGTAAGTTTGATTTTTGCAAACATTCACTTGAAAATCTAGTGAAAACAAAACAAGGAAATAGGCAAAGAGATCGAAATTAGGGCTGACAACTCGTAACCTACTTATGACAAGATTAAATCTGTTTAAATAAGAAGTACACTACGCAATTTcgtatttattttaaaaataattaaacttAGGAGGGTAGCCTCCATTATTTCTCCTTCTTGGTACACAAAAGTACAAAACATATAAAATGCTTATAGACATgagatataaagtagttaaatgAGTCATTTTCATGTTTGATATTTGTGTTAACTGCGTCGTCTTTGATCTGTTTAACACGATTAGACCTGTTTTGCCGGCCCTAATCGAAATAGACACCCTGACCTAACAAAAACATTAACATCATGATAAGGAGGTGATTCAAGGGTTATGCGACTCTTACTTAGACCAACTAGACATGGGAAAACGAGCCAGAAAGGGCCCAACATAAAAGGGGCATATCTTAGGCTGGGGCCTATAAGCAGCGGCCAAAACGGTCTTAACGGGCTGGATCATGCGGCAAACCCCGAGCTGTTGGACCCGAATTCCATCAATTAAGGCTCCATTTTCATTACCGAAGCTTTCCATAAATATGAGCTATTTTCAATTCTTTCATTTTTTAGTCTAAAACGCGTAAATCACTTGTCATAATTTACGCTACCGTTAGTATTCTTTATTTTGGTATTTATTTGACAGTttgtaattttgaaaatttaaCAACACCTGCCAAATTTAGAAATCTTTGTAAAACCGTTAACGGGTATATCAATTTTTCTTTAGAATTCTATCTCTGTTATATTCGTGCTTCCGCTCTGCATCACATCGTTATGTTTGTAATCAGGAAATGAAAGCTCAAGGAATTACGGAGGATCGTTTACAACTACTAAGAGATGTAAGTGGTGCATTTAGGCCGGGTGTTCTAACAGCATTGGTTGGTGTTAGTGGTGCCGGGAAGACAACATTAATGGATGTTTTAGCCGGAAGAAAAACCGGTGGCTACATTGAAGGGGACATCAGCATTTCTGGGTACCCAAAGAAACAAGAAACGTTCGCTCGTGTGAGTGGATACTGTGAACAAAACGATATCCATTCTCCACATGTTACAGTTTATGAATCACTTGTTTATTCCGCTTGGCTTCGACTCGCTCCAGATGTAAGCGATGAAGCAAGACAGGTAAAGTTTTTCAAGTGTTACAATTTAACTTAAAGAAGCCTATGTCAGGTCCATGGGCCTTAAACTAAAAAAACATTATATACAATTAACACACTCTTACCATTTTGTGTGTATTTTATAGACATTTGTGGAGGAAGTAATGAATTTGGTAGAGCTGAATTCTGTAAGGGATTCACTAGTAGAGCTTCCGGGGGTAAGCGGTCTCTCGACTGAACAACGAAAAAGACTCACTATAGCTGTTGAGTTGGTGGCTAACCCATCCATTATCTTTATGGACGAGCCCACATCAGGACTTGACGCAAGAGCTGCAGCCATTGTCATGAGAACGGTTAGGAACACGGTTGATACTGGCAGAACTGTTGTCTGCACCATTCACCAGCCGAGTATCGACATTTTTGAAGCATTTGATGAGGTTAACTTGGCTTATTTCATTAGTTAATCTTGTGAATTTTATGTCCTATTTTGAAACCAACTTATTttttgataattttttttttgcacagCTAATGTTGATGAAAAGAGGTGGTCAGGTTATTTATGCTGGACCTCTTGGACACCATTCTAGGCTACTAGTCGAATACTTCCAAGTGAGTGTTGTGTGATAACCAAATTGCTGTCACAAAATGTTATATGTGACTGACttgtgataaaaaaaaaaaaaacggcaGCAAAAATATCTGTGGCAAATCCAAATTTTCGACCACTTTGTGATTAATAAATATTTTGCGACTGCTTTTAACGATCGAAATTTCAGTCACAAATTTTGCTGTTTACAACGCTTTTTGCCACTGATGTGCTATCGCTTTTTAGCGACCTGTTAGAAATGGTCGCATTTTCCGACCAATTTGCAACTGGCATTTGAGCTTCAATTTTATAAAGTTACATTTTCCAGTTTTTACGACTATTTTGCGACCAAACTGAAACGGTTGAACATTCTTTCGGCTAATTTGTGACATGCATTTTTTGaaattaattatattatatttgcAACGGTTTTGGACCGAAATGAAACAGTAGCAAAGTTCGTTGGTGATGCGGTCGCTAATTTGACGACTGGTGACTTTGGTCACACGACAGTCGCTAAATGTACTGCTGCTTTTTTTCCGCATATACCTATTTGTGTATTAGTGTGTTGAGTGATGTTTTTCCACCCCATTATATTCCTAACAAAAACACAAATTTTCAGAAAATTTCAGGGATTACAAGAATAAAAGATGGTCAAAATCCCGCAACTTGGATGCTTGAAGTCAGTTCTTCCACGGTTGAAGCTCAACTTAATGTCGATTTTGCATCAATCTATGCTCAGTCTGAACTTTACAGGTATGCATTTTATCCAAATCTTACTTTCAAACCCAATCTTCGCATCTTTTGATCATATTAGCCCTGAATTCACCACACAGAAGGAACCAGGAGCTCATACAAGACTTGAGCACACCCGCGCCTGGAGTCCACGACCTACATTTCCCAACAAAATATTCACAATCATTTTTCGAACAGTGTAATGCCTGTTTATGGAAACAACTACTTTCTTACTGGAGACATCCACAGTACAATGTTGTTCGGTTCTTGATGACGACAGTGATCGGGGTAATGTTTGGAATAATTTTCTGGGACAAAGGCCAAAAAACGTAAGAGCTAAACATATATCAAGAAATATTGTTATGTATGTTATTTTGATGGGCTTTTTATTACAGGAGTCAACAACAAGATTTGATGAACATGCTTGGTGCTATGTATGCTGCTGTTATGTTTCTTGGAGGAACAAATACGCAATCGGTCCAGACTGTCGTGTCAATAGAGAGGACCGTTTTCTATCGTGAAAAAGCCGCAGGGATGTATTCCCCACTCCCGTATGCATTCGCCCAGGTATACATAGAGGGGCAGACCCTGGATTTTTTTTCCTATCTGTGTCACTTTATTTAAGTTTGCAAATATTTACAACCTCTACGTATAAACTTTCGGGTTGGGTTGATCACTTTAAACTTATATAGTATGCTGATTTTTATAATGCTTTACTCATCAGTTTAAACTTATGtagtaaactttttttttttgatgaattTGAGTTGCTACACTCATTGTCGTGTCATTCGACTTTCGGATACAAaaactatatataaatatattttacaCTGGTACCTACAATTGTAAGAAACCAGTTTCCTACGAGGGGTTTTCCTACATATGTAATTTGTAGTAAATTTGTCAGAAATCGTGTTTTGTGACGCATTTTCTACGAAAAATGGTGTCAAAGATGTTGAATTTTCTAGTAGTGCAACGTAGGTTCGCCCTGTGTATATATACGACAACTAGCAACCTATATTGGTGATTTTGATCATCTTCTTACTGGCAGGTCGCGATTGAGGTGATTTACGTATGCATTCAAACGTTAATTTACAGCCTTCTACTTTACTCGATGATTGGATTCGCTTGGTCAGCTAGCAAATTCTTGTGGTTCTATTTCTTCGTATACATGTGTTTTATCTACTTCACATTGTATGGAATGATGCTTGTCGCTCTCACCCCAAACTACCATATTGCGGCGATTACTATGTCGTTTTTCCTCAGCTTTTGGAACCTGTTTTCTGGCTTCATTATCCCTAGAACAGTAAGACACTCAAAACATAATATGTCCATATGTTTAGTAAAAGTAGGAAAATGTGACAAATGAAGTGATTGATACTTGCAGCAAATTCCGATATGGTGGCGTTGGTATTACTGGGGTTCTCCGGTTGCGTGGACATTATACGGGCTTATAACCTCTCAGGTGGGTCAAAATGAGGACCTAGTTGAAGTGCCTGGAGCAGGTTCGGTTCCGGTTAGGGAATTCATCAAGGATTACATGGGATTCGAGTACGATTTTCTTGGTTATGTTGCAATGGCTCATGTTGGTTGGGTTGTTTTATTCTTTATTGTATTCGTGTGTGGCATCAAATTTCTTAATTTTCAGAAAAGATAATCTTGGTAAGTTTGAACAACAAATTTTGTTAGTAATATGGTGATGATCCAAGGGTCTCTAATTCCACCAACTAGAGATAGGGAAACAGACATCTTAGAATAGGCCTAAACATAAACTGAGTATTAAAACGTTGAGCTGGATCATGTGACAAAGTTCACCAAAGATTTCCCCCCAATATTGACATTTTCTTAATCATTTCTTTCTTAGTGTTGAACACATAAAACACAGATCACTTTAATTTATGTGTTTATTTATTATGTCTTAATTTCATTATTTAATTGTTAGTTGTATATCTTGAGATTTGTCAATACATACCAAatttaattccctataattaaAAGAGAGAACTTATGTAATATTTTTTGTACGGAATAATATAATACGTATTGTTATGATTATCTCTCtagttttttttgaacggctaactgCTTTCCACGTGTAAATCCACCATTTCGGAGCTATGTTcaaaggtcgactactcgaccaccgCTAGAAAGCGTAGCACACCCCTGATGCGCGGGAACCCCGTGGAATGGGTAAACCCTCGCCCCCgttggactcgaacccgggttgC
The sequence above is drawn from the Helianthus annuus cultivar XRQ/B chromosome 12, HanXRQr2.0-SUNRISE, whole genome shotgun sequence genome and encodes:
- the LOC110896647 gene encoding pleiotropic drug resistance protein 2 isoform X1, producing MAAGPAGDELARSMSRHSSLSASFRNWASASIKEAFPGVPGGDAFEKTSVQEDEEELRLAAIERLPTYERSRKDILNQVHDDGRIRRNEISNVDHLDTKQTIASVLEVVKDDHEGFLRRIRERIDRVGIKTPKIEVRYNNLSVEGDVFIGSRALPTLLNSILNTIEGFLQLIRLVPSNKKILKILQDLSGILKPSRMTLLLGPPGSGRTTFMRTLAGVVQKDLRVTGEVTYCGHKMSEFIPQRTSAYISQHDVHQGEMTVWETLDFAAHCLGVGTRYDLLVELLRRERIAGITPDPDIDAFMKATTMTGQESSLVTDYILKILGLDICANIMVGDEMRRGISGGQKKRVTTGEMLVGPAKVFFMDEISTGLDSSTTYQIVKYMKEMVHIMDATMMIALLQPAPETFELFDDIILLSEGQMVYQGPRTNVLDFFEEVGFKCPKRKGVADFLQEVTSRKDQEQYWFRKEEPYRFISVPEFTQLFARSQLGQNLYNSLASPYDITKVHPAALVDQKYGISNLDLLRANLAREWLLMKRNAFLYIFKTCQITIMSIIAFSVFFRTTMKSGQLKDGGKYMGALFFSLINMMFNGAAELALTVMRLPVFYKQRDSLFYPAWAFAVPIWLLKIPISVVESVIWIAITYYTIGFAPAAYRFYKQLLAYISVHQMALCLFRFLASIGRIQVVASALGTFTLLIVFVLGGFIVAKDDIEPWMIWGYYISPMMYGQNAIMINEFLDDRWNTPNPDPRINEPTVGKVLLSSRGMFTTDYMFWVCVGALIAYSVIFTIFFVLALTYLNRKFILSYWIRPNKENLLISGTEEMAAKKKGMVLPFQPLSLAFDHVNYYVDMPAEMKAQGITEDRLQLLRDVSGAFRPGVLTALVGVSGAGKTTLMDVLAGRKTGGYIEGDISISGYPKKQETFARVSGYCEQNDIHSPHVTVYESLVYSAWLRLAPDVSDEARQTFVEEVMNLVELNSVRDSLVELPGVSGLSTEQRKRLTIAVELVANPSIIFMDEPTSGLDARAAAIVMRTVRNTVDTGRTVVCTIHQPSIDIFEAFDELMLMKRGGQVIYAGPLGHHSRLLVEYFQKISGITRIKDGQNPATWMLEVSSSTVEAQLNVDFASIYAQSELYRRNQELIQDLSTPAPGVHDLHFPTKYSQSFFEQCNACLWKQLLSYWRHPQYNVVRFLMTTVIGVMFGIIFWDKGQKTSQQQDLMNMLGAMYAAVMFLGGTNTQSVQTVVSIERTVFYREKAAGMYSPLPYAFAQVAIEVIYVCIQTLIYSLLLYSMIGFAWSASKFLWFYFFVYMCFIYFTLYGMMLVALTPNYHIAAITMSFFLSFWNLFSGFIIPRTQIPIWWRWYYWGSPVAWTLYGLITSQVGQNEDLVEVPGAGSVPVREFIKDYMGFEYDFLGYVAMAHVGWVVLFFIVFVCGIKFLNFQKR
- the LOC110896647 gene encoding pleiotropic drug resistance protein 2 isoform X2 gives rise to the protein MSRHSSLSASFRNWASASIKEAFPGVPGGDAFEKTSVQEDEEELRLAAIERLPTYERSRKDILNQVHDDGRIRRNEISNVDHLDTKQTIASVLEVVKDDHEGFLRRIRERIDRVGIKTPKIEVRYNNLSVEGDVFIGSRALPTLLNSILNTIEGFLQLIRLVPSNKKILKILQDLSGILKPSRMTLLLGPPGSGRTTFMRTLAGVVQKDLRVTGEVTYCGHKMSEFIPQRTSAYISQHDVHQGEMTVWETLDFAAHCLGVGTRYDLLVELLRRERIAGITPDPDIDAFMKATTMTGQESSLVTDYILKILGLDICANIMVGDEMRRGISGGQKKRVTTGEMLVGPAKVFFMDEISTGLDSSTTYQIVKYMKEMVHIMDATMMIALLQPAPETFELFDDIILLSEGQMVYQGPRTNVLDFFEEVGFKCPKRKGVADFLQEVTSRKDQEQYWFRKEEPYRFISVPEFTQLFARSQLGQNLYNSLASPYDITKVHPAALVDQKYGISNLDLLRANLAREWLLMKRNAFLYIFKTCQITIMSIIAFSVFFRTTMKSGQLKDGGKYMGALFFSLINMMFNGAAELALTVMRLPVFYKQRDSLFYPAWAFAVPIWLLKIPISVVESVIWIAITYYTIGFAPAAYRFYKQLLAYISVHQMALCLFRFLASIGRIQVVASALGTFTLLIVFVLGGFIVAKDDIEPWMIWGYYISPMMYGQNAIMINEFLDDRWNTVSSSVTSTVGKVLLSSRGMFTTDYMFWVCVGALIAYSVIFTIFFVLALTYLNPRGGSRTVVPNEDEQLKHSGSAKDDQEEMAAKKKGMVLPFQPLSLAFDHVNYYVDMPAEMKAQGITEDRLQLLRDVSGAFRPGVLTALVGVSGAGKTTLMDVLAGRKTGGYIEGDISISGYPKKQETFARVSGYCEQNDIHSPHVTVYESLVYSAWLRLAPDVSDEARQTFVEEVMNLVELNSVRDSLVELPGVSGLSTEQRKRLTIAVELVANPSIIFMDEPTSGLDARAAAIVMRTVRNTVDTGRTVVCTIHQPSIDIFEAFDELMLMKRGGQVIYAGPLGHHSRLLVEYFQKISGITRIKDGQNPATWMLEVSSSTVEAQLNVDFASIYAQSELYRRNQELIQDLSTPAPGVHDLHFPTKYSQSFFEQCNACLWKQLLSYWRHPQYNVVRFLMTTVIGVMFGIIFWDKGQKTSQQQDLMNMLGAMYAAVMFLGGTNTQSVQTVVSIERTVFYREKAAGMYSPLPYAFAQVAIEVIYVCIQTLIYSLLLYSMIGFAWSASKFLWFYFFVYMCFIYFTLYGMMLVALTPNYHIAAITMSFFLSFWNLFSGFIIPRTQIPIWWRWYYWGSPVAWTLYGLITSQVGQNEDLVEVPGAGSVPVREFIKDYMGFEYDFLGYVAMAHVGWVVLFFIVFVCGIKFLNFQKR
- the LOC110896647 gene encoding pleiotropic drug resistance protein 2 isoform X3, with the protein product MSRHSSLSASFRNWASASIKEAFPGVPGGDAFEKTSVQEDEEELRLAAIERLPTYERSRKDILNQVHDDGRIRRNEISNVDHLDTKQTIASVLEVVKDDHEGFLRRIRERIDRVGIKTPKIEVRYNNLSVEGDVFIGSRALPTLLNSILNTIEGFLQLIRLVPSNKKILKILQDLSGILKPSRMTLLLGPPGSGRTTFMRTLAGVVQKDLRVTGEVTYCGHKMSEFIPQRTSAYISQHDVHQGEMTVWETLDFAAHCLGVGTRYDLLVELLRRERIAGITPDPDIDAFMKATTMTGQESSLVTDYILKILGLDICANIMVGDEMRRGISGGQKKRVTTGEMLVGPAKVFFMDEISTGLDSSTTYQIVKYMKEMVHIMDATMMIALLQPAPETFELFDDIILLSEGQMVYQGPRTNVLDFFEEVGFKCPKRKGVADFLQEVTSRKDQEQYWFRKEEPYRFISVPEFTQLFARSQLGQNLYNSLASPYDITKVHPAALVDQKYGISNLDLLRANLAREWLLMKRNAFLYIFKTCQITIMSIIAFSVFFRTTMKSGQLKDGGKYMGALFFSLINMMFNGAAELALTVMRLPVFYKQRDSLFYPAWAFAVPIWLLKIPISVVESVIWIAITYYTIGFAPAAYRFYKQLLAYISVHQMALCLFRFLASIGRIQVVASALGTFTLLIVFVLGGFIVAKDDIEPWMIWGYYISPMMYGQNAIMINEFLDDRWNTPNPDPRINEPTVGKVLLSSRGMFTTDYMFWVCVGALIAYSVIFTIFFVLALTYLNPRGGSRTVVPNEDDKENLLISGTEEMAAKKKGMVLPFQPLSLAFDHVNYYVDMPAEMKAQGITEDRLQLLRDVSGAFRPGVLTALVGVSGAGKTTLMDVLAGRKTGGYIEGDISISGYPKKQETFARVSGYCEQNDIHSPHVTVYESLVYSAWLRLAPDVSDEARQTFVEEVMNLVELNSVRDSLVELPGVSGLSTEQRKRLTIAVELVANPSIIFMDEPTSGLDARAAAIVMRTVRNTVDTGRTVVCTIHQPSIDIFEAFDELMLMKRGGQVIYAGPLGHHSRLLVEYFQKISGITRIKDGQNPATWMLEVSSSTVEAQLNVDFASIYAQSELYRRNQELIQDLSTPAPGVHDLHFPTKYSQSFFEQCNACLWKQLLSYWRHPQYNVVRFLMTTVIGVMFGIIFWDKGQKTSQQQDLMNMLGAMYAAVMFLGGTNTQSVQTVVSIERTVFYREKAAGMYSPLPYAFAQVAIEVIYVCIQTLIYSLLLYSMIGFAWSASKFLWFYFFVYMCFIYFTLYGMMLVALTPNYHIAAITMSFFLSFWNLFSGFIIPRTQIPIWWRWYYWGSPVAWTLYGLITSQVGQNEDLVEVPGAGSVPVREFIKDYMGFEYDFLGYVAMAHVGWVVLFFIVFVCGIKFLNFQKR